gttggaggagcatgggacataagattttcattgccaacatatacgttgtatatgctgtgcatatgaccaatacaaccttgaaaccttgaaaaggAAGTGCGCCGGccattgaaacacatttttgtagttGCGGTTTAGGCCACACAGTTGTGGTTTGGTTCTTCCTGCTGAGTATCACCAGATACTGTACACCCTTATATCTCTGTTTGACTTTCCTTGTGCATGCATATgcaaatgtgagtaaataagCCTGATATTAATAAAGCTGCTGTTCCCATATCTAGTTTGCATTAAGTCCATAAGAGCGGCTTAAGATATTAGTTAATGTGTTACCTAATGTATAATGTCAAAAGCTGCACATCTACAGTCTCAGACCAAAAGGGAGGAACAGGGAAGAGACAAGGATGGAAAAAGTTCTTCTGATCATCATCGCTCTTTCAGGCAAgagttttatatatttgtatgtaagATGTGTCTTTCTGTTACCCTTTATAGTACTTTGTATTGTGGTCTCCCTCTGACTATTACCTAAGTTGTTGTATTTACAGTCTAACTTTTAAGTGATTTGGAAAAGTTGGTTCAGTAATTGATATTGAATCTAATCAAAATGAAggtctgtgtctctgcagggcTGAGCGCTGTCTCCTCACATGCTGAACGTCAGTACCATTTTGTCTATGAAGCAAAGAACATGTCTGAAGCACAGAgatactgcagagagaaacacacagacctgGCCACTGTGGACAGCATGGAGGTTGTGGAGCTCCTGAACAACATGGCAGGCCACAACAAGCAAGTCAGTTCACTTTTCTtcaaattaacaacaaggggATCTCTTTAagagtgacatttaaaaaggagagaTTATTACAGAACGCTGAAAACAgagttaaaaaatgttattaataataatcaatttaatttataagcgcacttttcatttcaataaacAAAACTCAAAGTGTCACCGAGGAAAATGGGTGGTTTAAAGGCTTTGCTGAAATGGTGGGTTAAGCCCAAGCACGTGTAAAATACTGACAGTAGAGGTAAGGAGATTCAGACTGATAGGCAGCATCACGGCTGTGGATGAGAGTTGATGTATGAATGTATCAAGGCTGATTTCATAAAGGCTAAACATTTCTctttaataaacacatacatttccTTGAGTagctttaaaacacaatgaatgTTGCTTTCAGTCAGCCTGGATAGGGCTGTACCACGCCACGGGCAGCTGGAGGTGGTCGCTGTCAGACACAAGCTTCTACAAACCGGGGGAGACGGAGTTCAGACGATGGTGGGTTGGAGGACCAAACAACTCTTCATGGAAAAAATGCTCAATTATTAGTTCTAATGATGGAAATTGGGATGACCTTGTTTGTGACATactcctctctgcagtctgCTGTGATGTCACAGGTAAGAATATTAATTTAAGATgaattatatacatttaaacatccTACGAAAAAGCTTCTGAAATACAACGCATTATTCTTTATCTGACAAatggttcccaaccttttttgtaTCTGACCTCTTACAGAAATGTGTCTCCTTATCATGATTCAGATGTCTATGGTTTGTTAGCAGTTCCACTCAGGACATTTCCCTTTCCACTAAAATTcacaaagtaaaaagaaatattgttaacatgtttatttttgggaaatgtttcaGATTTGTCCGTACGTTTTACATCTTATACATCTGAACAAAACAGGATAACAATCATATAGAAGAAATAGAATTTGAATGCAGCTTCTACCTGTAGCAGAGTATCTTCATTGTTTTACTAAAAGATCTGAACGTTCCACCACTGATGAAGCCTAACCTTTCTTTCcaatattcaaatgttgaaaAACTACACGACTGTATGTCGTTGTTTTGTGTAATActaattatatttgtattcatgtcaAGAGACTGTTCAAAACTACTCAACATTTTCTTCAGATTATCTTATCATACGTTTAACACATGTGTTCATGTATTGATGTTACTCCTTATATCTCCATGATTTAAtcgttatattttatattataaagtAACGCCGCCACAGAGGTTTCGTTGATGTCAGGCTGTATGTTGTGGAGCCTCTACTCAGCACTTCTCTGTGGTGCATTTTCAGGAACGAACGTGACATTTGTCTCCACTGAAGGCCTAATGACATGGCCTGAGGCCCAGAGCTACTGCAGAGAACACCACACAGACCTGGCCAGTGTGAGAAACCAGACAGAGAACCAGCAGATTGTTGAGCTGTTACACGAACGGGGTGATTATTGGATCGGCCTCTACAGAGACTCCTGGAAGTGGTCCGATGGAAGTCCCTCCTCCTTTAGGTACTGGAGAGAAAAGGAACCTAACTGCAGAGATCCTAATGTTTGTGTGGCTGCAGATTTCTACAACTCTGGAAAATGGGAGGACTTGGACTGTGGGGTGATGAAACCATTCATTTGCTACAGTGAGTAAAAACCACACCTACCTCAAAGCATGGGATGAGACTGAGTCTCCTGGAAAATAAGCCACCATAAATGTTGTGCCTGATgaagtttgtttgtgtttttagaaaaaaatgtgcCTGTTTCAATGCAAGTGATAAAGGTGAGGGTGCCGAAACCAAACTCCGGTGTGGATCTGAACGACCCCGCTTTTCTGGAGGAGATGTTGGTGCAGGTAAATCATCTTTTCCACTTTTatgcaaaacagaaaacaagcagaTATCTTTTCACAGCAAACCCTCAACAGAGACTTAGCTGCCTGCCACAAAATGAACCAGGAAAATGATATTATAAAGATGCCAATTCTCTATTTGAACGATAATGATGATGGGTTTTGTATCTCAGGCGAAGAAGAACCTGAGGGCCCAGGGATTGGACGACAACATCAAACTGACCTGGAGGAAGCAGCCGGATGGAAAAGTCTTCCAGAAGGAGCAGAAGTAGAAGGAGAGGGATGAACTTTAAAGTTGAATTGCTGTGTCGGCTTTTATCAGGGAAGATGAATTCTGTTTTGTAGAAGTCTTCATGTGACAGAATACAGCTGCAGCAAAGAGCTGAGTAATTAATGAGTTACTGTAACTTTAATAGAAGATAGATTATTTAGTGCTTTTCCTTGTTATATATGGTTATGAATTTAATATGTTTGGGGTTTTACTGTTGAATGTATTTGCTTGGCCGGTGAGAGATAATAACATTTGGGTCTTTTTCTGACTTTTGATTAAGACTAAATGACCAATAAAAAAGATGACCTTTAATGAAATTtcatacaaaaatgtgtttctttatttgagAGAAATATTGCAatctctttattatttttttgtctcataATATCTTCAAAGGAGTTCTGTAGTAAACAGTAATGGGCCGTGCAATaaatccacctcttaataccatcattgtGACGTCACAGCTATAGAAACTAttaataatatacaaatatatatatacaaggaACCCAAAGCGCACAATTCAACAAGTCTCCTTCCACTGCTGCTCCACACACCTCCTCTCTAGCAGAAGCATCAATAttcacttcatacagagacaagaaaatatcaaaacatgtaaacaaagtcATTATAGTCTGTACAAGAAGAGGTCAGTTACTCTGTTGTACAGATTATCTGAGTTTTCAGGTCCAATAATAagtccttttctctctccatggAGGCTAATGCTGAACATCCAGTCTGGTTCTGGCAAACACCATATGGAATATAGGAATGAACAGAGTCCTGCTTCTGACACGTGTGTTCAGTTCTCTTCATGCGTTTATGAACCTTCCTAAGTACAATTGACAAAGGTGTGTcaagggtgggggaaataggacccaagtgcagtaaaaagggaggcaggtatgggtacaaacaaaaggtgcgctttattccaaaagctgttttacagaaatacaaagtTTGGGTGTCAGTCGGtgggggaaacaggacccaagtgcagtaaaacaaaagcgaggcaggtatgggtccaaacaaaggcgagctttatttaaatcaaagctgtactttcaaccaaaaactaaccacaccaacactaaccaggggacacagggaacaggagcagacggacggacgggcaggaacaggcaggtacaACATCAGGTaggaaatgacgacgaccgaacaagagacaaaaggggaaccaagactaaatacacaaggctaatcagaaaaccagacacagctggagaggggaggaaaaaaacacagggcaacaggtgaacacaatgacacaatcagggaaaggagggaaactcagacagggagtgaaacttaacatgacacaagaggggaaaccctttcaaaataaaacaggaaacagacaacaaaacaaggatcatgacattgGGAAAATCCAGGACATAAAAAACACCGgacttgacacatgaaggatGATAacaaactgacaaagaacacaagggaaagcaggactaaatacaaagacactaatcacaacacaagccacagcaggggaggggaggcagaaacacgagggcaacaggtgaccacagtgagacaatcagacacaaggaaaaccaaaagacaggaagtaaaactacacatgacacaagaggggaaaacctttcaaaataaaacaggaaacagacacaaaacaaggatcatgacaaagtgaagtgatgtgtttttgattaatAGTCACTTTTGAAACTTTTGGTGGATGCATGGTTTGGTTTCCGTGTAGTTTTCTCACATTAAAGAAAGTGAGATTGTTAGAGCCCGTTTACTTTATCTGTCGGGTAATAGATACAACGCTTTAGAGTAAACTCTTAACTATGTTAGTGAGTCTCACTGTGGTTAAAAAGATGGGATTTTAGATGAGCAATAAGTCTATATTTTAGCTGTCAAATGTGCGCTCTCGGGGATATGACATGCATGTCTCTAAGCACTTATGTGGCAGGGCAATGGGACACAGCTGTGTGAGTTATTAGATGGGAACGTTCTTTTGACCGGTTTCTTTTTGATGTAGTTTTGCGAAGGAGAAATACTTTTATTGAAGCTGAAGCAGGACAGTTCATGTTTGTATGCTGGAACAATGAATACATCTGATCTGATTCAACTCAACAACGATCCCCGCAAATGTGTTTGGAAGCAAAGAGGCGCGTCAGGTCAAGAGCCACGATCCAGACAGTCAGAAAGTGGCTTTCTAATTTTAAGAAACGGACTAAAATGCCACGACAGAgatcattttgttgttgtaaagcaGCTCTAAACGTCCTGAATGTGTCCCAGTTTAGTTTGCAGGGTGTATTTACAGTGAATGCCATCAGAGGGGGAGCATGGACGTGAGCTTTAGCCTAGAAAGCTAAATCCTTTTCGAGCAGCTACAACCGAGCGTTTGAAACAGGGATTCAGACACACGCTgcaaagaaagtgtgtgtaacattaaagcatgtgaaaAGTTAGTTTGTCAGCGTTGTTTCAgactctttatttgttttagttcaTGGGCATGAATTTGGTTGTCCTGCTGAGTATCACCAGATACTGTACGCCCTTATATCTCTGTTTGACTTTccttgtgcatgcatgtgcaaatgtgagtaaataagCCTGATATTAAAAAAGCTGCTGTTCCCATATCCAGTTTGCATTAAGTCCATAAGAGCGGCTGACTTGCTCGAGATATTAGTTAATGTGTTACCTAATCTATAATGTCAAAACCTGCACATCTACAGTCTCAGACCAAACGAGAGGAACAGGGAAGAGACAAGGATGGAAAAAGTTCTTCTGATCATCATCGCTCTTTCAGGCAAgagttttatatatttgtatgtaagATGTGTCTTTCTGTTACCCTTTATAGTACTTTGTATTGTGGTTTCCCTCTGACTATTACCTAAGTTGTTGTATTTACAGTCTAACTGTTAAGTGATTTGGAAAAGTTGGTTCAGTAATTGATATTGAATCTAATCAAAATGAAggtctgtgtctctgcagggcTGAGCGCTGTCTCCTCACATGCTGAACGTCAGTACCATTTTGTCTATGAAGCAAAGAGCATGCCTGAAGCACAGAgatactgcagagagaaacacacagacctgGCCACTGTGGACAGCATGGAGGTTGTGGAGCTCCTGAACAACATGGCAGGCCAATACAAGCAAGTCAgttctcttttctctgtcttgatgaaaaacatgttttttacagGACCTTGTGCTAGGCTCGTAGATCAGACTGGTAGGCAGTGTCACGGCTGTAAAAGAAAAGCTGTACGTGTCACGCACCATGTTCCGAGGCTGATCTCCTCAATGCAAAGAAACCCTTCTCTTTAATAAACATACGTACATTTCCTTGTGAAAATACATCAGGATTATTTCTGTATTAACACCTTAAATGTTGCTTTCAGTCAGCCTGGATCGGGCTGAACGATGACCGAGTCACCTGGAGGTGGTCGCTGTCAGACCCAAGCTTCTACAAACTGGGGGAGACGAAGTTCAGACGATGGCATACTGGACAACCAAGCAGCTATGAGAGTGAACAGTGCACATTTATGTTAAATGGAGCCTGGTTTGGTGATCCTTGTCAGAAACGGAACTACCTCCGTGCAGTCTGCTGTGATGTCACAGGTAAGAATATTAACGGAGGattaatattatacatttaaaatcatatcCAAAGCTTCTGGAATACAATGCATTACTCTATCTATCTTTGTTTTTGACCTCATGTTTCAGATGTCTATCATTTGTGAGCAGTACGACTAACGACATTTCCCTTTTCACAAAGATTCTCACATTGTTAACATTTCATTGTTTGTCCAAGGAGTAAAAACTATCAGGGGCGTCTCTGTATTAGGGGCCGGTGGGGCCGGGTTCCACCACTAGTGGCCGCTGTGGCGCAGTTCACGACATGATCAATATTTTGATTTCCACTAACAACAAggaatatatatgtattttatttcgtGTGTTTATTACATGATATGACATAATATGACAATGGTAGCGCTGTAACTGTGTGGTACATTCCAAATCACTTCCTGTACGTGTTGAGTAATGGTCGTGCTTCTCCTAGCAGTCTTCCTCAACGGGCATGGGGCTGGCCCCTCAGCCCCTGTCTAACCAGGTTAGCAGTCAAACGCACAGTGCGCTTGCTCAACGCGATTTCAATGATGAGCGGTGGGGCACAACGGTTTTGGCCCCTTagccaatgaaaaataatagaagGACATCCGTCACTTCATACCATCCACCGTTGATGCAGAATTCTGtacagttgaccaatcagagttatttgtttgatgcatttttattgaattttgaCGAACCAATAGTAATGTGTTAATTCACTTTGGCAGAGACATTTCGTCAGTCCAAGTTTCTGTTCTGAAGCGGCAGGTGCCATTTTGTTCTTCGCTATTGAGTCAGACCGTTATAGTTGtatattacttacatttctttttgtgtgaGTTAGTTAAGTAATGTTAGTGAGTGTAGCTGAATGACCTAATCTTAGCAAACACTGCTCAACTTTACGGCTTGTTCGTCTCTGAGGCTGAGTGGGCTGTTTGCTAGTGGCTGCCGTTAGCTTAACTTAGTTCCACTGGCACCTAGCCGTTCCCATTCCCATTGAGCTTGAAGACGACGGAGGAGTTGTTCTGCCAGGTGCTAGGCCCACCGGAGAACCGGGATTTGCCACTACCTCATCAGTCTCTGTTAGTGTGGCTGTTAACGTTCCATCTCC
The Eleginops maclovinus isolate JMC-PN-2008 ecotype Puerto Natales chromosome 1, JC_Emac_rtc_rv5, whole genome shotgun sequence genome window above contains:
- the LOC134862588 gene encoding macrophage mannose receptor 1-like, with product MEKVLLIIIALSGLSAVSSHAERQYHFVYEAKNMSEAQRYCREKHTDLATVDSMEVVELLNNMAGHNKQSAWIGLYHATGSWRWSLSDTSFYKPGETEFRRWWVGGPNNSSWKKCSIISSNDGNWDDLVCDILLSAVCCDVTGTNVTFVSTEGLMTWPEAQSYCREHHTDLASVRNQTENQQIVELLHERGDYWIGLYRDSWKWSDGSPSSFRYWREKEPNCRDPNVCVAADFYNSGKWEDLDCGVMKPFICYKKNVPVSMQVIKVRVPKPNSGVDLNDPAFLEEMLVQAKKNLRAQGLDDNIKLTWRKQPDGKVFQKEQNLRPNERNREETRMEKVLLIIIALSGLSAVSSHAERQYHFVYEAKSMPEAQRYCREKHTDLATVDSMEVVELLNNMAGQYKQSAWIGLNDDRVTWRWSLSDPSFYKLGETKFRRWHTGQPSSYESEQCTFMLNGAWFGDPCQKRNYLRAVCCDVTGTDATFVLINSTRTWPEAQSYCREHHTDLASVRNQTENQQIAGLIPSGVSYWIGLYKESWKWSDGSPFSFKYWAGGKPGLTGIKRVCVAAAFKESGRWFDYKCAEKKPFICYKNVPVSMQVIKVRVQKPNSGVDLNDPAFLEEMLVQAKKNLRAQGLDDNIKLTWRKQPDGKVFQKEQKKKDEL